The following proteins come from a genomic window of Microbacterium sp. SY138:
- a CDS encoding RNA polymerase sigma factor, with product MEDQRFRTALEHADDGIVAGRAMDGDVAAFAVLVRRYTPMMRAYTQRMLNASADVDDIVQESFVTAWQRFGELDDPTKVKSWLMRIVSRKAVDRIRATRPAVDIDSIDRPAPLHASPTAVVEARAGVAALGAALRELPDAQRECWVLREIGGYSYEEISEELDIPVSTARGLLARARKYMIVRMEEWR from the coding sequence ATGGAAGACCAACGCTTTCGCACAGCGCTCGAACATGCGGACGACGGCATCGTCGCCGGCCGCGCGATGGATGGCGACGTCGCGGCGTTCGCGGTTCTCGTGCGCAGGTACACGCCCATGATGCGGGCGTACACGCAGCGGATGCTGAACGCATCGGCCGATGTCGACGACATCGTCCAGGAATCCTTCGTCACCGCCTGGCAGCGGTTCGGCGAGCTCGACGACCCGACCAAGGTGAAGAGCTGGCTGATGCGGATCGTCAGTCGGAAGGCCGTCGATCGCATCCGTGCGACCCGACCGGCCGTGGACATCGACTCGATCGACCGTCCCGCCCCGCTGCACGCGTCGCCGACCGCGGTCGTCGAAGCGCGCGCGGGCGTCGCGGCGCTCGGTGCCGCCCTGCGCGAGCTGCCGGATGCGCAGCGCGAGTGCTGGGTTCTGCGGGAGATCGGCGGGTACTCCTATGAGGAGATCTCCGAGGAGCTCGACATCCCCGTCTCGACGGCCCGCGGACTGCTCGCCCGAGCACGGAAATACATGATCGTACGGATGGAGGAGTGGCGATGA
- the rraA gene encoding ribonuclease E activity regulator RraA, producing MPVATADLYDQLGEGIQSLSLQLRSFGRRTAFDGPIRTVRCFEDNAIVKSVLASPGEGAVLVVDGAGSLETALMGDLIAASAVANGWAGVVINGAIRDSVAIDALDLGVKALGTNPRKSAKLGAGERDVTLVITGVVFRPGAHLYSDEDGILVER from the coding sequence ATGCCGGTCGCGACGGCCGACCTCTACGACCAGCTCGGAGAAGGGATCCAATCCCTTTCGCTGCAGTTGCGCTCGTTCGGGCGCAGAACGGCATTCGACGGGCCGATCCGTACCGTCCGCTGCTTCGAGGACAATGCGATCGTGAAGTCCGTCCTCGCGAGCCCCGGCGAGGGGGCCGTGCTCGTCGTCGATGGCGCCGGATCGCTCGAGACGGCGCTCATGGGCGATCTGATCGCGGCATCGGCCGTTGCGAACGGGTGGGCGGGCGTGGTCATCAACGGGGCGATCCGGGACAGCGTCGCCATCGACGCGCTCGACCTCGGGGTGAAGGCTCTGGGCACCAATCCGCGCAAGAGCGCCAAGCTCGGCGCGGGTGAGCGCGACGTGACGCTCGTGATCACCGGGGTGGTGTTCCGGCCCGGGGCCCACCTCTACAGCGATGAGGACGGGATCCTCGTCGAACGCTGA
- a CDS encoding CsbD family protein encodes MSAEDKIKAAAEKVSGKAKETVGKLTDNDKLVAEGKAEQAKGDVRDAAENVKDAFKK; translated from the coding sequence ATGAGTGCTGAAGACAAGATCAAGGCCGCTGCGGAGAAGGTCTCCGGCAAGGCGAAGGAGACCGTCGGCAAGCTCACCGACAACGACAAGCTCGTCGCCGAGGGCAAAGCCGAGCAGGCGAAGGGCGACGTCCGCGACGCCGCCGAGAACGTGAAGGATGCCTTCAAGAAGTGA
- a CDS encoding APC family permease, with product MAATTPIHLERPDGKGLAAGTLGLWGSTVIGLASTAPVYSLVATLGFVVLAVGAQAPIAFIIAFVPMLLIAFAYRELNNAVPDCGTTFTWGTKAFGPWVGWMGGWGVAVAGMVVLANLAQIASVYFWSLIGQDLENNDWRVVVVAVLFIAAMTWVSWRGVEIGERIQNILLGIQYLALAIFVVAALWQFFAGTAPNPTPFDWEWMNPFAFTDWSGFTEAILLALFIYWGWDTCLALNEETKDPKRIPGRAALLTTVILLFTYVAVTIAAMMYAGLGEDGTGLGNEANADDFFLAIKDGLLGPFGWVLVVSVIISAISSTQTTILPTARGTLAMGVYRALPAKFKDVHPTYKTPSFSTIVMGVVASVYYVGMTLISDNILQDSILSLGLAIAFYYAITGFACVWYFRKDLTSSAREFFFKGLFPLLGGLMLTWAFLQSAIDMWDVDYGYTVLFGIGGTFVIGVGSLAFGLVLMFVWYLFPRSKRFFRGESLNRETEVMVPDEPAVTIRSIDGGI from the coding sequence ATGGCAGCAACGACGCCGATTCATCTGGAACGACCCGACGGCAAGGGTCTGGCTGCGGGAACACTGGGACTCTGGGGGTCGACCGTCATCGGTCTCGCCTCGACGGCCCCGGTCTACTCGCTGGTCGCGACGCTCGGCTTCGTGGTGCTCGCCGTCGGCGCGCAGGCTCCGATCGCCTTCATCATCGCCTTCGTCCCGATGCTCCTGATCGCCTTCGCCTATCGCGAGCTGAACAACGCGGTGCCCGACTGCGGCACGACCTTCACCTGGGGGACCAAGGCGTTCGGCCCCTGGGTGGGATGGATGGGCGGTTGGGGTGTCGCGGTCGCCGGCATGGTCGTGCTCGCCAACCTCGCCCAGATCGCCTCGGTCTACTTCTGGTCGCTGATCGGACAGGACCTCGAGAACAACGACTGGCGTGTCGTGGTCGTCGCCGTGCTCTTCATCGCGGCGATGACGTGGGTCAGCTGGCGCGGGGTCGAGATCGGCGAGCGCATCCAGAACATCCTGCTCGGGATCCAGTACCTGGCGCTCGCGATCTTCGTCGTCGCGGCGCTCTGGCAGTTCTTCGCCGGCACCGCCCCGAACCCGACCCCCTTCGACTGGGAGTGGATGAACCCGTTCGCGTTCACCGACTGGTCGGGCTTCACCGAGGCCATCCTGCTCGCGCTGTTCATCTACTGGGGATGGGACACCTGCCTCGCTCTCAACGAGGAGACCAAGGACCCGAAGCGCATCCCGGGTCGTGCCGCGCTGCTGACGACCGTGATCCTGCTGTTCACCTACGTCGCCGTGACCATCGCGGCCATGATGTACGCGGGTCTCGGCGAGGACGGCACGGGCCTGGGCAACGAGGCGAACGCCGACGACTTCTTCCTGGCGATCAAGGACGGGCTGCTCGGCCCGTTCGGATGGGTGCTGGTGGTCTCGGTGATCATCTCGGCGATCTCGTCGACCCAGACCACGATCCTGCCGACGGCCCGCGGCACACTCGCGATGGGTGTCTACCGTGCCCTGCCCGCGAAGTTCAAGGACGTGCACCCGACCTACAAGACCCCGTCGTTCTCGACCATCGTCATGGGGGTGGTCGCCTCCGTCTACTACGTCGGGATGACGCTGATCAGCGACAACATCCTTCAGGACTCGATCCTCTCGCTCGGTCTCGCGATCGCGTTCTACTACGCCATCACCGGCTTCGCCTGCGTGTGGTACTTCCGCAAGGACCTGACGTCGTCCGCCCGCGAGTTCTTCTTCAAGGGCCTGTTCCCGTTGCTGGGCGGACTCATGCTCACGTGGGCGTTCCTCCAGTCGGCGATCGACATGTGGGACGTCGACTACGGCTACACGGTGCTGTTCGGCATCGGCGGCACTTTCGTCATCGGTGTCGGATCGCTGGCCTTCGGCCTGGTGCTGATGTTCGTCTGGTACCTGTTCCCGCGGTCGAAGCGGTTCTTCCGCGGCGAGAGCCTGAACCGCGAGACCGAGGTGATGGTGCCGGACGAGCCTGCGGTGACGATCCGTTCGATCGACGGAGGCATCTGA
- the glmM gene encoding phosphoglucosamine mutase: MPIFGTDGVRGLANGTLTADLALTLAQATAVVLGQGRTAEARKAEGKRLTAVVARDPRVSGHFIAAAVAAGLASSGVDVLEAGVIPTPALAFLVADRDADFGVMISASHNAAPDNGIKIFARGGRKLPDVVELRIEEALTGDKLRPTGAGVGRIDRFSDAEDRYVVHLLGSLPNRLDGIHVVLDCAHGAASGVSPETFRDAGAEVTVIGADPDGWNINDGVGSTHLDNLAEAVVRLGADIGIAHDGDADRCLAVDAEGNHIDGDQIMAILAVSMKERGHLTDDTLVATVMSNLGLHVAMREHGITVRQTAVGDRYVLEDMNEGGYALGGEQSGHVIMSEYATTGDGILTGLHLVAEMARQKKSIAELASVMTVYPQVLINVRDVDKDRVSDDEVVQQAVRDIESELGDSGRVLLRKSGTEPLVRVMVEAADAESVHAYAGRLAEVVQERLSL, from the coding sequence ATGCCGATCTTTGGCACGGACGGTGTGCGAGGACTCGCCAATGGCACCCTCACCGCCGACCTGGCGCTCACCCTGGCCCAGGCGACTGCTGTCGTCCTGGGCCAGGGCCGTACTGCGGAGGCTCGCAAAGCCGAAGGCAAGCGACTCACCGCAGTGGTCGCCCGGGACCCCCGGGTCTCCGGACATTTCATCGCCGCGGCCGTCGCCGCGGGTCTCGCCTCTTCCGGAGTCGACGTGCTCGAGGCGGGAGTCATCCCGACGCCCGCTCTCGCTTTCCTCGTCGCCGATCGCGATGCCGATTTCGGCGTGATGATCTCGGCGTCGCACAACGCTGCGCCCGACAACGGCATCAAGATCTTCGCCCGCGGAGGACGCAAGCTCCCTGACGTGGTCGAGTTGCGCATCGAAGAAGCGCTGACCGGCGACAAGCTGCGCCCGACGGGTGCCGGCGTCGGTCGCATCGACCGGTTCTCCGACGCGGAGGACCGCTACGTGGTGCATCTTCTCGGATCGCTCCCGAACCGGCTGGACGGCATCCACGTGGTGCTCGACTGCGCCCATGGCGCGGCCTCGGGTGTCTCTCCGGAGACATTCCGCGATGCGGGAGCAGAGGTCACCGTGATCGGTGCCGACCCTGACGGCTGGAACATCAACGACGGTGTCGGCTCGACTCACCTGGACAACCTGGCCGAGGCCGTCGTGCGTCTCGGGGCCGACATCGGCATCGCTCACGACGGCGACGCCGACCGCTGCCTCGCCGTGGACGCCGAGGGCAATCACATCGACGGCGACCAGATCATGGCCATCCTCGCAGTGTCCATGAAGGAGCGCGGCCACCTCACGGACGACACGCTGGTCGCCACGGTGATGAGCAATCTCGGTCTGCATGTCGCCATGCGCGAGCACGGGATCACCGTGCGCCAGACGGCCGTCGGAGACCGTTACGTGCTCGAGGACATGAACGAGGGCGGGTACGCCCTCGGCGGTGAGCAGTCCGGTCACGTCATCATGAGCGAGTACGCCACGACAGGCGACGGAATCCTCACCGGCCTCCACCTGGTGGCCGAGATGGCGCGGCAGAAGAAGTCGATCGCTGAGCTCGCCTCGGTGATGACGGTCTACCCGCAGGTTCTCATCAACGTGCGCGACGTGGACAAGGATCGCGTGTCCGATGACGAGGTCGTGCAGCAAGCCGTCCGTGACATCGAGTCCGAGCTGGGCGACTCCGGACGGGTGCTGCTGCGCAAGTCCGGCACCGAGCCGTTGGTGCGCGTGATGGTGGAGGCAGCCGATGCCGAATCCGTGCATGCGTACGCCGGACGCCTCGCAGAGGTGGTCCAAGAGCGCCTGTCGCTCTGA
- a CDS encoding Asp23/Gls24 family envelope stress response protein → MTNTTGGIQPEIQVVTPVQGAAVGTTTIEDAVIAKIAGIAARDVSGVHTLGGGAARMVGAIRDALNTTDLSQGISVAVGEAQITVDVTIVAEYPVSLQKVADDVRAAIHRDIVELVGVQAVEVNVTIDDVHVPSDDDNDTDDAPTA, encoded by the coding sequence ATGACGAACACGACGGGTGGCATTCAGCCCGAGATCCAGGTCGTCACTCCGGTGCAGGGGGCTGCAGTGGGGACGACCACGATCGAGGATGCGGTGATCGCGAAGATCGCCGGCATCGCTGCGCGTGACGTCAGTGGGGTCCACACGCTCGGCGGGGGCGCCGCGCGCATGGTGGGCGCGATTCGGGATGCGCTCAACACGACCGACCTCTCGCAGGGGATCAGCGTCGCGGTCGGCGAAGCACAGATCACGGTCGATGTGACGATCGTCGCGGAGTATCCGGTGTCGCTGCAGAAGGTCGCCGACGATGTGCGCGCAGCCATCCACCGGGACATCGTCGAGCTGGTGGGCGTGCAGGCCGTCGAGGTCAACGTCACCATCGACGACGTGCACGTGCCCTCCGACGATGACAACGACACGGACGACGCGCCGACCGCATAG
- the rpsI gene encoding 30S ribosomal protein S9, producing the protein MADIQDTTETPQNFSTSTPETDVVEAAPRPVLSVPGAAVGRRKQAIARVRIVPGSGTITVNGRTIEDYFPNKLHQQLINDPFTVLNLAGAYDVIARISGGGPSGQAGALRLGIARSLNGIDEENNRPTLKKAGFLSRDARVKERKKAGLKKARKAPQYSKR; encoded by the coding sequence GTGGCTGACATCCAGGACACCACCGAAACCCCCCAGAACTTCTCGACGTCGACTCCCGAGACCGACGTGGTCGAGGCGGCTCCCCGCCCCGTCCTCAGCGTCCCGGGCGCCGCTGTCGGCCGTCGCAAGCAGGCCATCGCCCGCGTGCGCATCGTCCCCGGCTCGGGCACGATCACGGTCAACGGCCGCACGATCGAGGACTACTTCCCGAACAAGCTGCACCAGCAGCTGATCAACGACCCGTTCACCGTGCTGAACCTCGCTGGTGCGTACGACGTCATCGCACGCATCTCCGGCGGAGGCCCCTCGGGTCAGGCCGGTGCGCTTCGCCTCGGAATCGCCCGTTCGCTGAACGGCATCGACGAGGAGAACAACCGTCCGACCCTGAAGAAGGCCGGCTTCCTCTCGCGCGACGCCCGTGTCAAGGAGCGCAAGAAGGCTGGACTCAAGAAGGCCCGTAAGGCGCCTCAGTACTCGAAGCGTTAA
- a CDS encoding WXG100 family type VII secretion target: MADFGASYAEMEQVASSLSQARDDIQGQLDTLKGQVDTLLGEDFKTQHASGKFGEGYTELTTGLKTAVDGINDMSESLLGMMRAIQDLDQQLAGS, encoded by the coding sequence ATGGCCGATTTCGGTGCGTCTTATGCGGAGATGGAGCAGGTGGCGTCGTCGCTGTCGCAGGCTCGTGATGACATTCAGGGTCAGTTGGACACGTTGAAGGGTCAGGTGGACACTCTTCTGGGTGAGGACTTCAAGACGCAGCACGCGTCGGGGAAGTTCGGTGAGGGGTACACGGAGTTGACGACGGGTCTGAAGACCGCGGTCGATGGCATCAACGACATGTCCGAGTCGCTGTTGGGCATGATGCGGGCGATCCAGGACCTGGACCAGCAGCTCGCCGGCAGCTGA
- a CDS encoding SDR family oxidoreductase, whose amino-acid sequence MTILVTGATGNLGRLIIASLLERGADPQSIVAGARDTAKAADLGVRVVPLDYTDPASVAAAVEGVDTVVLVSGSEVGQRVAQHQAVIEAAKAAGVSKFVYTSAPKATTSDLILAPEHKATEELIAAAGLPAVILRNNWYTENYAADLARAAETGVLAAGAGDGRVASASRKDFAEAAAAVALEDGHIGEVYELGGDVAWNYSDLAAAFAEVTGREVSYVPLGFDDQIAALRGAGLDEGTAGFVAALDAGIKNGALGDTDGTLARLIGRPTTPLVEGLRAASA is encoded by the coding sequence ATGACCATCCTCGTCACCGGCGCCACCGGCAACCTCGGCCGCCTCATCATCGCCAGCCTGCTCGAGCGCGGAGCCGACCCGCAGTCGATCGTCGCCGGAGCCCGCGACACGGCCAAGGCCGCTGATCTCGGCGTGCGCGTCGTCCCCCTCGACTACACCGACCCCGCATCCGTCGCCGCTGCCGTCGAGGGTGTCGACACCGTCGTGCTGGTATCCGGATCCGAAGTCGGCCAGCGCGTCGCACAGCACCAGGCGGTCATCGAGGCCGCCAAGGCCGCCGGCGTCTCCAAGTTCGTCTACACGAGCGCCCCGAAGGCGACCACGAGCGACCTGATCCTGGCGCCGGAGCACAAGGCGACCGAAGAGCTCATCGCCGCCGCGGGACTGCCTGCGGTGATCCTCCGCAACAACTGGTACACCGAGAACTACGCCGCCGACCTCGCGCGCGCCGCCGAGACGGGCGTGCTCGCCGCCGGCGCCGGAGACGGACGTGTCGCCTCGGCGAGCCGCAAGGACTTCGCCGAAGCCGCGGCCGCAGTGGCGCTCGAGGACGGGCACATCGGCGAGGTCTACGAGCTGGGCGGCGACGTCGCCTGGAACTACTCCGACCTCGCCGCGGCGTTCGCCGAGGTGACGGGACGAGAGGTCTCGTACGTCCCGCTCGGCTTCGACGACCAGATCGCCGCGCTCCGCGGCGCCGGCCTCGACGAGGGTACGGCCGGATTCGTCGCTGCGCTCGACGCCGGAATCAAGAACGGCGCCCTCGGCGACACCGACGGCACGCTCGCACGTCTGATCGGCCGCCCGACGACCCCGCTCGTCGAGGGGCTGCGCGCCGCCTCCGCCTGA
- the rplM gene encoding 50S ribosomal protein L13, with amino-acid sequence MTRTYTPKAGEVQRDWVVIDATDVVLGRLASHAATLLRGKHKPTFANHIDSGDFVIIVNAEKVALTGQKLQKKMAYRHSGYPGGLKSVTYAELLEKNPVRAVEKAIRGMLPKNSIGRQQLSKLKVYVGAEHPHAAQQPTPYTLDQVAQ; translated from the coding sequence GTGACGCGCACTTACACCCCCAAGGCTGGCGAAGTCCAGCGCGATTGGGTCGTCATCGACGCCACTGACGTCGTTCTCGGCCGTCTGGCCTCGCACGCCGCAACGCTCCTGCGTGGCAAGCACAAGCCGACCTTCGCCAACCACATCGACTCGGGTGACTTCGTCATCATCGTGAACGCGGAGAAGGTCGCGCTCACGGGTCAGAAGCTCCAGAAGAAGATGGCCTACCGCCACTCCGGTTACCCGGGCGGCCTGAAGTCGGTCACCTACGCCGAGCTCCTCGAGAAGAACCCGGTCCGCGCTGTCGAGAAGGCCATCCGTGGCATGCTCCCCAAGAACAGCATCGGCCGCCAGCAGCTGTCCAAGCTCAAGGTGTATGTCGGTGCCGAGCACCCGCACGCCGCACAGCAGCCGACGCCGTACACCCTCGACCAGGTCGCCCAGTAA
- a CDS encoding helix-turn-helix domain-containing protein yields the protein MSPGEALAIGSAELISHGVRAVDDPATIRATRRTPGPVILLSMQGTATELAIDTTTAHPHHAVFAFVEAGGFSAKEQHGPWVPLGNGLVIAPPGIDQRVRCDGAWRIIAAYVPRSALGSFVATLPATSRVLEERRPLDRAMQAFIEQVLTVDDDATAIERYAMEHLIVEMSGAILLDRVDTASPQRSPHAALRDRAIAVIAQQCGDPALNPDLVAREVQVSLRQLQLVFAEVENSVAGEIRHQRARRARSLLIDSRFDALSIEQVSQRSGFHSPISLRRALQEDYGATPRALRAHSGTGSQSDTGSRSGERETADR from the coding sequence GTGAGTCCGGGAGAGGCATTGGCCATCGGCTCGGCCGAACTGATCTCGCACGGCGTACGCGCAGTCGACGATCCGGCGACGATCCGCGCGACGCGGCGGACGCCCGGGCCTGTGATCCTGCTGTCGATGCAGGGCACGGCGACCGAACTGGCGATCGACACCACCACCGCGCACCCGCACCACGCCGTCTTCGCCTTCGTGGAGGCAGGGGGATTCTCGGCGAAGGAGCAGCACGGCCCGTGGGTGCCGCTCGGCAACGGGCTCGTGATCGCCCCGCCCGGGATCGACCAACGTGTTCGGTGCGACGGTGCCTGGCGCATCATCGCCGCCTATGTTCCCCGCTCCGCGCTCGGGTCGTTCGTCGCGACGCTGCCCGCCACCAGTCGAGTCCTCGAAGAGCGGCGCCCGTTGGATCGCGCCATGCAGGCGTTCATCGAGCAGGTCCTCACCGTCGACGACGACGCGACGGCGATCGAGCGATATGCCATGGAGCATCTGATCGTGGAGATGAGCGGAGCGATCCTGCTCGACCGCGTCGACACGGCGTCCCCGCAACGCTCTCCCCACGCCGCGCTGCGCGACCGCGCCATCGCCGTGATCGCACAGCAGTGCGGCGACCCGGCGTTGAATCCTGACCTCGTCGCCCGCGAGGTTCAGGTCTCCCTCCGTCAGCTCCAGCTGGTCTTCGCCGAAGTGGAGAACAGTGTGGCCGGCGAGATCAGACACCAGCGCGCGCGCCGCGCCCGATCGCTTCTCATCGACAGCCGTTTCGATGCGCTGAGCATCGAGCAGGTGTCCCAGCGCTCCGGCTTCCATTCCCCCATCAGCCTCCGTCGCGCGCTCCAGGAGGACTACGGAGCCACGCCGCGGGCACTGCGCGCCCACAGCGGCACGGGATCGCAGAGCGACACGGGATCACGGAGCGGCGAACGCGAGACGGCCGATCGCTGA
- a CDS encoding endonuclease/exonuclease/phosphatase family protein, producing MKVISYNLQKHRAAGELAALVRAHDPDVLCLQECDVPELPAQIGDLVLADATQGNRLGLALFYRASTFHLQAIRMLGLKKSLHDRIAKPAHERVLGARLRDIDDGQDFIVASFHAAPLTALNSLRRHQIRAALTELAALGEGLPQLMVGDYNYPIFKENLGQAVREHGYALSLSDDDTYTRYRVFRGHYDFATSTGFEIERITTLPQGASDHRPILVTVKPD from the coding sequence ATGAAGGTCATCTCGTACAACCTCCAGAAGCACCGGGCAGCCGGCGAACTCGCCGCGCTCGTGCGTGCGCACGATCCCGACGTCCTCTGCCTGCAGGAGTGCGATGTTCCGGAGCTGCCCGCGCAGATCGGCGACCTCGTGCTGGCTGACGCCACGCAGGGCAATCGTCTCGGGCTCGCGCTCTTCTATCGAGCGAGCACATTCCATCTGCAGGCGATCCGCATGCTCGGCCTCAAGAAGTCGTTGCACGACCGCATCGCGAAGCCGGCGCACGAGCGCGTCCTCGGCGCACGATTGCGCGACATCGACGATGGCCAGGACTTCATCGTCGCCTCCTTCCATGCCGCGCCGCTGACCGCGTTGAACTCGTTGCGACGTCACCAGATCCGCGCCGCCCTCACCGAGCTCGCTGCGCTCGGCGAGGGACTGCCGCAGTTGATGGTCGGGGACTACAACTATCCGATCTTCAAGGAGAACCTCGGTCAGGCCGTTCGAGAGCACGGGTATGCGCTGTCGCTCAGCGACGACGACACGTATACGCGCTACCGCGTGTTCCGGGGGCACTACGACTTCGCCACGTCGACCGGGTTCGAGATCGAACGCATCACGACTCTCCCGCAGGGCGCGAGCGATCACCGTCCCATCCTCGTCACGGTCAAGCCCGACTGA
- a CDS encoding Asp23/Gls24 family envelope stress response protein, producing the protein MTDDRESPDVRRLGLEPTDLDGHTLDELTDYLDAGRQPADRSIDESPGCQLALDALTRLQGLGAELIAAEAAAEPPVDENWVDRILSGIAMDARAGRRIPFESPDPQVDLAITEGAVRGLIRSAENAVPGLLIGRCRLDGDVTRPGTPIRVEIDASALHGQSIPKVAAELRAEVDRGLRAHTELNVVAIDIAIRDIREVSSWAGES; encoded by the coding sequence ATGACCGACGACAGAGAGAGTCCCGACGTCCGCCGGCTCGGCCTGGAACCGACCGATCTCGACGGGCACACGCTCGACGAGCTCACCGACTATCTCGATGCGGGGCGACAGCCCGCAGATCGCTCGATCGACGAGTCTCCCGGTTGCCAGCTCGCACTCGACGCACTGACACGGCTGCAGGGGCTCGGTGCCGAGCTCATCGCTGCGGAAGCCGCTGCCGAACCTCCGGTCGACGAGAACTGGGTCGATCGCATCCTCAGTGGCATCGCCATGGATGCGCGCGCCGGAAGGCGCATCCCATTCGAGTCTCCGGATCCGCAGGTGGATCTCGCGATCACCGAGGGTGCGGTGCGAGGACTCATCCGGTCGGCGGAGAACGCCGTGCCCGGCCTTCTCATCGGACGGTGCCGACTCGACGGGGACGTGACCCGACCCGGGACCCCGATCCGTGTCGAGATCGATGCGAGCGCGCTGCACGGACAGTCCATCCCGAAGGTCGCCGCCGAGCTGCGAGCCGAGGTGGATCGTGGTCTGCGTGCACACACCGAGTTGAACGTCGTCGCGATCGACATCGCGATCAGAGACATCCGGGAGGTGTCGTCGTGGGCGGGGGAGAGCTGA
- the truA gene encoding tRNA pseudouridine(38-40) synthase TruA translates to MRIRLDIAYDGTHFRGWAKQPTLRTVQGTLEAALARIVGSDVQFVVAGRTDAGVHASGQVAHVDLDERQWARIEARQGRAPLEPAETIAGRMRGVLGAYSDVTVTRTSIAPEGFDARFSAVWRRYRYRLADAQAGFDPLRRHDTTTVRGRLDEQAMDAAARTLIGLHDFAAYCKPREGATTIRTLLDYRWERDADGVLVAEVKADAFCHSMVRALVGACVAVGERRLDVDDLVVLRDALTRTSEFKVLAARGLILTEVGYPADALLSARAEQTRARRDDTRGSD, encoded by the coding sequence GTGCGCATCCGGCTCGACATCGCCTACGACGGCACCCACTTCCGCGGGTGGGCGAAGCAGCCGACTCTCCGCACCGTGCAGGGCACGCTGGAGGCCGCGCTCGCCCGGATCGTCGGATCCGACGTGCAGTTCGTGGTCGCGGGGCGCACCGACGCCGGTGTGCACGCAAGCGGCCAGGTCGCGCACGTCGACCTGGATGAGAGACAGTGGGCGCGCATCGAGGCCCGGCAGGGACGCGCGCCGCTGGAGCCCGCGGAGACCATCGCCGGTCGCATGAGGGGCGTGCTCGGCGCCTACTCCGACGTCACGGTCACGCGGACGTCGATCGCCCCGGAGGGGTTCGACGCCCGATTCTCTGCGGTGTGGCGTCGCTACCGATACCGTCTCGCCGACGCGCAGGCCGGTTTCGATCCGCTGCGCCGCCACGACACGACCACGGTTCGCGGGCGGCTCGACGAGCAGGCGATGGATGCCGCCGCGCGTACTCTCATCGGGCTGCACGACTTCGCGGCGTACTGCAAGCCCAGGGAAGGGGCGACGACGATCCGCACCCTGCTCGACTACCGCTGGGAGCGCGATGCCGATGGCGTGCTCGTGGCGGAGGTCAAGGCCGACGCGTTCTGCCACAGCATGGTGCGCGCACTGGTCGGCGCCTGCGTGGCGGTGGGGGAGCGGCGTCTCGATGTGGACGACCTGGTGGTGCTGCGTGACGCGCTGACGAGGACGAGCGAGTTCAAGGTGCTGGCCGCGCGAGGCCTGATCCTCACCGAGGTCGGGTATCCGGCCGACGCGCTGCTCTCGGCGCGGGCGGAGCAGACCCGCGCGCGACGCGATGACACGCGTGGCAGCGACTGA
- a CDS encoding helix-turn-helix domain-containing protein — protein sequence MTVSFAQIKESTPFVFDQNCGTRVVLDHIMSKWGVLVLSCLSDGTHRWGALRREVGGISEKMLASTLRTLADDGLVHRESLPTVPPHVEYSLTPLGRDLMERMLPLMEWVADHADAMLERT from the coding sequence ATGACGGTTAGTTTCGCGCAGATAAAGGAATCGACTCCATTCGTCTTCGATCAGAATTGTGGAACGCGGGTCGTCCTCGATCACATCATGAGCAAGTGGGGAGTTCTCGTGCTCTCCTGCCTGTCCGACGGCACCCACCGTTGGGGTGCGCTGCGTCGGGAGGTCGGCGGGATCAGTGAGAAGATGCTCGCGTCCACTCTGCGCACGCTCGCGGACGACGGGTTGGTCCACCGGGAATCGCTCCCGACCGTGCCCCCGCACGTGGAGTACAGCCTGACGCCGCTCGGTCGCGATCTGATGGAGCGGATGCTGCCTCTGATGGAGTGGGTGGCCGATCATGCTGACGCCATGCTCGAAAGGACCTGA